A region of Emys orbicularis isolate rEmyOrb1 chromosome 20, rEmyOrb1.hap1, whole genome shotgun sequence DNA encodes the following proteins:
- the LOC135892264 gene encoding adenosine receptor A1-like produces the protein MDLYLGFVILEGLLALAVVATNLLVCAALCLHRELRSVTNCLVACLALADLGVGALAIPFSVVLSLELTLCFYTCLFLACFPLVTTQFSILLLLLIALNAHLKIRLPSSYAMYVRRGRVLGAVGLCWLLSLLIGLSPMMGWNRQGRYMERNRTLAASFAAERAAVVLIARDQPYGGFLSKVYPGTRGAPPYSQLHDEHLGRCSFTSVFAPEYLVYFVFFACTLLPLGALLGIYADLFRLVRGHFLAQPLRAAKRGELPMARTLLLLLGIFCLCWIPLHVIYCVRLLCPGCRSYAALDRLAVLLSHLNSLANPLVYAMRKKDFGRTLRSVCLRYVPCCSSAKVHPQGQSGRR, from the exons ATGGATCTGTACCTCGGCTTCGTCATTCTGGAggggctcctggccctggccgTGGTGGCCACCAACCTGCTGGTGTGCGCCGCGCTCTGCCTGCACCGGGAGCTACGGAGCGTCACCAACTGCCTGGTGGCCTGCCTGGCGCTGGCCGACctgggcgtgggcgccctggccATCCCCTTCTCCGTAGTACTCAGCCTGGAGCTCACCCTGTGCTTCTACACCTGCCTCTTCCTGGCCTGCTTCCCGCTGGTCACCACCCAGTTCTccatcctcctgctgctgctcatcGCGCTCAACGCTCACCTGAAAATCCGGCTGCCCAGCAG CTACGCCATGTACGTGAGGAGGGGCCGGGTGCTGGGCGCCGTGGGCCTGTGCTGGCTGCTCTCGCTGCTGATCGGCCTCTCCCCCATGATGGGCTGGAATCGGCAGGGGCGCTACATGGAGCGGAACCGGACCCTGGCCGCCAGCTTCGCCGCCGAGCGAGCCGCCGTGGTCCTCATCGCCCGCGACCAGCCCTACGGCGGCTTCCTCTCCAAGGTGTATCCAGGCACGCGTGGGGCGCCCCCCTACAGCCAGCTGCACGACGAGCACCTGGGGCGCTGTTCCTTCACCTCCGTCTTCGCCCCCGAATACCTGGTCTACTTCGTCTTCTTCGCCTGCACGCTGCTGCCCCTGGGCGCCCTGCTGGGCATCTACGCCGACCTCTTCCGGCTGGTGCGCGGGCACTTCCTCGCCCAGCCGCTGCGGGCGGCCAAGCGAGGGGAGCTGCCGATGGCtcgcaccctcctcctcctgctcggCATCTTCTGCCTCTGCTGGATCCCGCTGCACGTCATCTACTGCGTCCGGCTCCTCTGCCCCGGCTGCCGGAGCTACGCGGCCCTGGACCGCCTGGCCGTGCTGCTGTCCCACCTCAACTCCCTGGCCAACCCGCTGGTCTACGCCATGAGGAAGAAGGACTTCGGGCGGACGCTCAGGTCCGTCTGCCTCCGCTACGTCCCGTGCTGCTCCAGCGCCAAGGTTCATCCCCAGGGCCAGAGCGGCCGAAGATAA
- the RPS19 gene encoding small ribosomal subunit protein eS19, whose amino-acid sequence MPGVTVKDVNQQEFVRALAAFLKKSGKLKVPEWVDTVKLAKHKELAPYDENWFYTRAASTARHLYLRGGAGVGSMTKIYGGRQRNGVMPSHFSRGSKSVARRVLQALEGLKMVEKDQDGGRKLTPQGQRDLDRIAGQVAAANKKH is encoded by the exons ATGCCTGGTGTCACGGTGAAAGACGTTAACCAGCAGGAGTTCGTCAGGGCCCTGGCTGCCTTCCTCAAGAA GTCAGGAAAGCTGAAGGTGCCCGAGTGGGTGGATACGGTCAAGCTCGCCAAGCACAAGGAGTTGGCCCCGTACGATGAGAACTGGTTCTATACCCGAGCAG CGTCCACGGCCCGGCACCTGTACCTCCGCGGCGGTGCCGGCGTCGGCTCCATGACCAAGATCTATGGGGGCCGGCAGCGCAACGGCGTCATGCCCAGCCACTTCAGCCGCGGCTCCAAGAGCGTGGCCAGGCGGGTGCTGCAGGCCCTGGAGGGGCTGAAAATGGTGGAGAAGGATCAGGATGG AGGTCGCAAACTCACCCCCCAGGGACAGAGAGATCTGGACAGAATCGCCGGCCAG GTGGCAGCTGCAAACAAGAAACATTAA